One Tubulanus polymorphus chromosome 5, tnTubPoly1.2, whole genome shotgun sequence DNA segment encodes these proteins:
- the LOC141905617 gene encoding coiled-coil domain-containing protein 25-like: MVFYYTCKAEDIVYTIYMGRDKVENEDLIKWGFEEDVWFHVDKLSSAHVYLRLHQDETLDDVPTSVIADCAQLVKANSIQGNKLNNISVVYTMWRNLKKTNDMEVGQVGFYNQKEVRKTHVEKRINEIVNRLNKTKVEKNPDLQQEKESREREEREKKKREDRELRKLEKEEEKRKQEIADMKSYKTLHVEENMTSNYNDGNESDDFM, from the coding sequence ATGGTTTTCTATTACACTTGTAAAGCTGAAGACATAGTTTACACAATATATATGGGAAGAGACAAAGTTGAAAACGAAGATTTGATCAAATGGGGATTCGAAGAGGATGTTTGGTTTCACGTCGACAAGCTCTCATCAGCTCATGTTTATTTGCGATTGCATCAGGATGAGACATTGGATGACGTTCCTACTTCTGTGATAGCAGATTGTGCGCAATTAGTGAAGGCGAACAGTATTCAAGGGAATAAGCTGAATAACATTAGCGTCGTGTATACAATGTGGAGGAATCTTAAGAAAACCAACGACATGGAAGTTGGTCAAGTTGGATTTTACAACCAAAAAGAGGTTCGAAAAACCCATGTGGAGAAACGTATCAATGAAATCGTAAACCGCttaaataaaactaaagtcGAAAAGAATCCCGACCTGCAACAAGAAAAAGAAAGTAGGGAACGCGAAGAAcgtgaaaagaaaaaaagagaggATAGAGAACttagaaaattagaaaaagaagaagaGAAGCGTAAACAAGAAATAGCTGATATGAAGAGTTATAAGACATTacatgtggaagaaaatatgACATCTAACTATAATGATGGAAATGAATCAGATGATTTTATGTGA
- the LOC141905566 gene encoding NBAS subunit of NRZ tethering complex-like: MELSESGSSRSKNTEENILYDVLLFDEWPQDTENVSKSSKEKYKQVSLYGRGLSSTQFAVGSVLRTVGYPLESYSPCALPESLVKLINSQLQWQLAVSNDGKDIAILQDQFIEIRSQRDDFGSVIGRCTIARDNYPQWRTMAWSPDNTMFACSDSSGNIEVFDLVGTKICNIFSITSYNPNMPIDLSRALAGLFFTAFKPEESSDWVQELIVITFQGNLTSYLISADSGYKKSYSFSLSSQYPYGISNAIYHPMHKLIIVGGTTEQTHNVVNPIAKDYGITAWRPLDIPPYWKLVTDYEDNGNRRRTKSFISRISSSVTSYKWSAKKHDGLYRLCLSPSGKTLVSLHQSGKLALWDVPSLKLRNIWEQEDQPGIEEQNPNIVENMQRRKAIKDLNLSPSLIDANWWSEEAVILARGNGALTVSSINTMKNLLGTSPEWIEPSPRVSTSHEGGFIGLECECKYSGMKRRLVSSDGENEDDDDSDDDEDAGIVQKTTGYMKSVLYYVTDSERFTPPRKRARVVNRTYRLFGLKSTTPEELYARKIDDKEYGEALMLAKAYKLDCDLVYQRQWREETPVSVASIQDYLSKISKRAWVLHECLERVPEGLDAMRELLQYGLRGTDAEALVAIGKGTDAGKFILCDVHHYEDLDEHYDEDEEIHRNRLKKLEDMRRTEFLEQVNFACLTLEQRELCRARAKLLQYLDRLSTYEMILGGTHIADERYDHTLFKKFRSQNIVEAAVEYAQNGDWKAVDCIFTYHGEDVLPHRFGILSNFPETSAPDEYRSLLPEAGMRIDDPDVEPWQTEKWREKDWCEIDPCKSAIDPNPADLGAFIYEKNPELLQYKGVNLRKSDLTEWYSYRACEIERLSRQVEHSIDLMKLAMERGVQGLESVYNDLLTMETLVFEGYVSEDVKFDDIRSMSELDKLQLLMSLSNEKMFEKNVWRWLVPFLSRCETNTAGSSRDILREFVINMAKTDLVQVVKIFENSKVGMKNRVIADDCEFMVLALECLYVCERDDQLNIAFKILHCLPHKGYEKSKPEVLRLHQQIDELEQHLKAADILEKNKLPKTLKYIKDTQSDFEETKNLMTRLSRSAGRRTPPPTEMEWKKIQLDMLELCTNVFKCMQPKFCHEIFTESLLCSGWRECITLAGETLERTRDSTDTGILPSVMVQHKVSYTKAVQLVISAAREYFNSSTNLVDPCMELARSCLTLIHDCHPEIIEELDLISALAVLDDCGLKILPLQVRLCKDRLQLIQQAIDAKFSVYFNQAKLLKLGYLLRVQAENSVERDGRVLQLVAQAALKGGNHKTALEVCMKLMDAGYAPIWKECKQLAEVTDFKEIKPKFDLLSFAVTHCTPDMIEPILRARSLLETQMLYERLQTEVKGTDSADGGCVSKPSVLSPAGALQQTKELLSTTSETTRTVLSALSDKNWWSSTLSNLTPSRVDRESGSDDQSRNNKSLELFACHPFYDDIMENAYLDQDSVNYRTGQCTSIEHDTNHALLRTAKLEETLTEGGSQNPATEVLLQLARDAMAKDTTLALAYLLALSEISEAEKCLSSLPRTQLTLELSAYFYALQVYNKLKPFNEPRWNKLYGHFPMEIVHVLVKKGVKKLPKEMHFLGVELLKYSDLLSDFLQAQTLQKLGKGVDVARFTQDNEYKEETILGLVMTLDENVMKVAVSLAEKYELPLWDLYMTHLEFLFSESGLSTTEIDTRVKKLQILPLLKSQGRKFWERMNTYVYPTISGTDQSRHLYYYTLLLDIDEHDERIDPDSHVKILRKLMPATSGLNYKNLMEGIVDPLTVLGNCVTGNNVSVLSKLANRIPDQNGGHLKPSSIYALWAKRFFWQGDQRAKKRPENMGEWIHRYEACSEWQQRLLPEDMVLFIDGVTFSAEARSLTDECRAEILRRATKYCKQGGKKKKLDPVKMTWEEASEHFTRSQVHLERLAQDTIIAMRYAEDATIKGYADMFDSSRSEPEKLSNLLLTMVIDGQTPDMIQDILDVAPIDRWSSKTVFQEAINHIIQSVRQPEPRSEILGETAPVHALKKIVESCAEHIKCGGDIVTQEDVMSILRPFSADSEISVQPRLEILRILEQAFLLEEADSSLLVYYRSEAIVNDSWTNVRVTESEVQSDDNRQRIFEKLLSESTSMKHLLSLCNLLSVWPALKSAEASNPDVNPWCLVLSEMVKKYPESGKSVLENVISLQPTSALSSQCIRQLFTLLKESDQSVCAIKVVLHSGYSELYELAISELQSHKAVLDDSEEFMELLLKCRLTPSTVRSHYYPKVIEYLVSRQVSIDQPHEYINTDEIAKQLHSAGFVAESGSLLLLQRGTHSSLRTFDAALAIFSKWLKQ; the protein is encoded by the exons ATGGAACTTAGCGAAAGCGGCAGCAGCCGCTCAAAAAACACCGAAGAAAACATCTTATACGACGTTTTACTGTTTGATGAATGGCCTCAGGATACAGAAAATGTC AGCAAATCTTCAAAGGAGAAGTATAAGCAAGTGTCGTTGTATGGAAGAGGCTTATCATCCACACAAT TCGCTGTTGGTTCTGTATTACGCACCGTGGGCTACCCTCTAGAAAGTTACAGCCCGTGCGCGCTACCCGAGAGCCTTGTGAAATTAATAAACAGTCAACTTCAATGGCAACTAGCTGTCTCAAA CGATGGAAAGGATATCGCCATTTTACAAGATCAGTTCATCGAGATCAGATCCCAGCGAGATGATTTCGGATCGGTGATCGGCCGCTGTACGATCGCGCGTGATAACTATCCGCAATGGCGTACGATGGCGTGGAGTCCCGATAATACGATGTTCGCTTGTTCAGACAGTTCGGGCAACATTGAAGTGTTCGATTTGGTCGGCACAAAAATATGCAACATATTCAGC ATAACTTCTTATAACCCGAATATGCCGATCGACCTGAGCAGAGCATTAGCTGGTTTATTTTTCACTGCATTCAAACCGGAAGAATCCAGTGATTG GGTTCAAGAATTGATAGTTATTACTTTCCAAGGCAACCTGACCAGTTATCTGATCAGCGCCGACAGTGGATATAAAAAATCATACAGCTTCTCATTAAGTAGCCAGTACCCATATGGTATCAGTAATGCCATCTATCACCCAATGCACAAGCTAATTATTGTCGGAGGAACCACCGAACAGACGCATAACGTTGTGAATCCCATTGCCAAGGATTATGGGATTACCGCTTGGCGTCCTCTGGACATACCGCCATACTGGAAATTAGTGACAGACTATGAAGACAATGGAAACAGG CGGAGGACTAAAAGTTTTATATCTAGGATTTCCAGCAGTGTCACTTCATACAAATGGTCAGCAAAAAAACAT GACGGACTGTACCGGTTATGTTTATCACCTAGCGGTAAGACATTGGTCAGTTTACATCAGTCGGGTAAACTCGCTCTGTGGGACGTACCCTCTTTAAAACTGCGAAACATCTGGGAACAAGAAGATCAACCCGGTATCGAAGAACAAAATCCAAACATTGTAGAAAATATGCAACGACGAAAAGCTATAAAAG ATTTGAACCTGTCTCCTAGTTTAATCGATGCTAATTGGTGGTCGGAAGAG GCTGTGATTCTGGCTCGAGGTAATGGAGCGCTAACCGTATCATCCATCAACACAATGAAAAATCTGTTGGGAACATCACCCGAATGGATAGAACCCTCGCCTCGTGTTTCAACGAGTCACGAAGGCGGTTTCATCGGACTGGAG TGCGAATGTAAATATTCTGGTATGAAACGTCGACTCGTATCGTCAGATGGTGagaatgaagatgatgatgacagcgatgatgatgaagatgccGGTATCGTACAGAAAACTACCGGTTATATGAAAAGCGTTCTCTACTACGTGACGGACAGCGAACGATTCACCCCTCCGAGGAAACGTGCAAG AGTTGTGAATCGCACCTATAGATTGTTCGGTCTGAAGTCGACTACTCCCGAAGAGCTCTATGCCAGAAAG ATTGATGACAAAGAGTATGGCGAAGCGTTGATGTTGGCGAAAGCCTACAAACTCGACTGCGATTTAGTTTATCAAAGACAATGGAGGGAAGAAACACCAGTATCTGTAGCGTCTATACAAGACTATCTT AGTAAGATTAGTAAGCGTGCGTGGGTGCTACACGAATGCCTGGAGCGCGTTCCGGAGGGTTTAGACGCGATGAGAGAATTGCTACAGTATGGATTGAGAGGAACTGATGCCGAAGCTTTAGTAGCTATTGGTAAAGGCACAGATGCAGGAAA GTTCATACTGTGTGACGTACATCATTACGAGGACTTGGATGAACATTACgatgaagatgaagaaatcCATCGAAATCGCCTGAAGAAGCTCGAAGATATGCGAAGAACAGAATTCTTGGAACAAGTAAACTTTGCCTG CCTCACCCTTGAACAGAGGGAACTATGCCGCGCTAGAGCTAAACTACTACAGTATTTAGATCGTTTGTCAACTTATGag ATGATACTGGGTGGAACTCACATAGCCGATGAACGTTACGATCACACTTTATTCAAGAAATTCCGTTCTCAGAATATTGTCGAAGCTGCCGTAGAATACGCTCAG AACGGTGATTGGAAAGCGGTTGATTGTATATTTACGTATCATGGCGAGGATGTGTTGCCACACCGGTTCGGTATCCTGTCGAATTTCCCAGAAACGTCGGCGCCCGATGAGTATCGATCGCTTCTCCCCGAGGCCGGTATGAGAATCGATGACCCCGATGTCGAACCATGGCAGACGGAGAAATGGAGAGAAAAAGATTGGTGCGAAATCGACCCGTGCAA gTCGGCTATAGATCCAAACCCTGCTGATCTGGGAGCTTTCATTTACGAAAAAAATCCCGAACTGCTTCAATACAA GGGCGTGAATTTGCGTAAATCTGATTTGACCGAATGGTATTCATATCGAGCTTGTGAAATTGAACGACTATCGCGACAAGTCGAACACAgtattgatttaatgaaaCTCGCTATGGAGCGTGGTGTACAG GGCTTGGAGTCAGTCTACAATGATTTACTGACTATGGAAACGTTAGTGTTTGAAGGTTACGTTAGTGAGGACGTTAAGTTCGATGATATACGCTCTATGTCAGAATTAGATAAGCTACAACTGTTGATGTCTCTG TCGAATGAAAAGATGTTTGAGAAGAATGTTTGGAGGTGGCTGGTGCCATTTTTGTCACGATGTGAGACAAACACTGCCGGAAGCAGCCGAGATATACTACGAGAGTTTGTCATTAACATGGCTAAAACCGATCTTGTTCAGGTCGTGAAGATATTCGAGAATTCGAAAGTCGGC ATGAAAAACAGAGTGATCGCTGATGATTGTGAATTCATGGTGTTAGCGCTGGAATGTTTGTACGTGTGTGAACGCGACGACCAGCTGAACATAGCATTCAAAATTCTCCACTGTTTACCTCATAAAGGATACGA GAAATCGAAGCCTGAGGTTTTACGGCTACACCAGCAAATAGATGAGTTGGAGCAGCATCTGAAAGCTGCCGATATCCtcgaaaaaaacaaattgccaaaaacattgaaatacatCAAAGACACTCAG AGTGATTTTGAAGAAACTAAGAATTTGATGACACGGTTATCTCGATCTGCTGGAAGAAG GACCCCACCTCCGACAGAGATGGAGTGGAAGAAAATTCAACTCGATATGTTAGAATTATGCACGAATGTCTTCAAATGTATGCAGCCTAAGTTTTGTCATGAG ATATTTACCGAGAGTCTGTTGTGTTCGGGATGGCGTGAATGTATTACACTAGCTGGAGAAACGCTAGAACGAACTCGTGACAGTACGGACACGGGCATCCTACCCAGCGTTATGGTACAACACAAAGTTAGCTACACTAAAGCCGTGCAGCTTGTCATCAGTGCTGCAAGAGAATACTTCAATTCATCAACAAATCTTGTTGATCCATGCATGGAACTTGCGAG ATCGTGTTTAACATTGATTCACGATTGTCACCCCGAAATAATAGAAGAATTAGATTTGATCTCGGCTCTAGCAGTTCTCGACGATTGTGGACTGAAAATACTTCcattacaag TTCGTTTATGTAAAGATCGACTTCAACTCATTCAGCAAGCTATTGATGCTAAATTTAGTGTTTATTTCAACCAGGCTAAA CTGTTGAAACTGGGATATTTGTTACGTGTTCAAGctgaaaatagtgtggaacGAGATGGAAGAGTCTTACAGTTAGTGGCTCAAGCTGCGCTTAAG GGTGGAAATCATAAAACTGCCCTTGAAGTCTGTATGAAACTGATGGATGCCGGCTATGCTCCAATCTGGAAGGAATGTAAACAGCTAGCAGAAGTCACAGATTTCAAAGAAATCAAACCTAA atttgatTTACTGTCATTCGCTGTAACTCACTGTACACCGGATATGATCGAACCAATTTTAAGGGCTCGTTCGCTTCTCGAAACTCAG ATGTTGTATGAACGTCTGCAAACTGAAGTGAAAGGGACTGATTCAGCAGACGGTGGCTGTGTGTCGAAACCCAGTGTGCTGTCACCCGCCGGAGCACTACAACAAACCAAAGAACTTCTGTCGACAACTTCAGAAACTACGCGAACTGTGCTTTCGGCTCTAAGCGATAAAAACTGGTGGAGCAGCACGCTGAGTAATCTTACCCCAAGTCGTGTTGATAGAGAAAGCGGTAGCGATGATCAGTCCCGTAATAATAAAAGTTTAGAGCTATTCGCTTGCCATCCGTTCTATGATGATATAATGGAAAACGCATATCTTGATCAG GATTCAGTGAACTATAGGACTGGCCAGTGTACCAGTATTGAACATGATACCAACCATGCTTTGCTAAGAACTGCGAAATTAGAGGAAACCTTAACCGAAGGCGGAAGTCAGAACCCTGCTACAGAAG TGCTACTTCAACTGGCTCGTGATGCGATGGCCAAAGATACGACTCTAGCATTGGCATATCTGCTCGCTCTATCGGAAATATCCGAAGCGGAAAAATGTCTCAGTTCGCTGCCGCGAACCCAGTTGACTCTCGAGCTGTCCGCTTATTTCTACGCGCTGCAAGTTTACAACAAACTGAAACCGTTCAACGAACCTCGCTGGAACAAATTGTACGGTCATTTTCCGATGGAGATCGTGCACGTTTTGGTTAAAAAGGgagtgaaaaaattaccgaAAGAGATGCATTTTCTCGGCGTGGAACTGCTCAAATACAGCGATCTATTGAGTGATTTTCTGCAAGCGCAGACGCTACAAAAATTAGGAAAAG GTGTAGATGTGGCTAGGTTTACTCAAGATAATGAATACAAAGAAGAAACAATTCTTGGACTTGTTAT GACTCTTGATGAAAATGTGATGAAAGTAGCAGTTTCTCTGGCTGAGAAATATGAGTTACCCTTATGGGATCTGTACATGACACATCTTGAGTTCCTTTTCTCAGAAAGCGG GTTATCGACAACTGAAATCGACACACGTGTGAAGAAACTACAAATTTTGCCTTTGTTGAAAAGCCAGGGTCGTAAGTTCTGGGAAAGAATGAATACGTACGTGTATCCGACGATTTCCGGTACTGATCAGTCTCGACATCTGTATTACTACACATTACTGCTGGATATCGACGAACATGACGAAAGAATTGATCCAGATAGTCATGTTAAAATACTGAGAAAATTAATGCCAGCCACGTCGG GATTGAATTACAAGAATTTGATGGAAGGAATTGTCGATCCATTGACTGTACTTGGAAATTGCGTCACGGGGAACAATGTTAGCGTTCTTTCAAAACTAGCCAACAGGATTCCTGATCAG AACGGTGGACATCTAAAGCCTAGCAGTATTTACGCGCTGTGGGCAAAAAGATTTTTCTGGCAAGGCGATCAGCGTGCTAAGAAAAGACCAGAAAACATG GGTGAATGGATCCACAGATATGAAGCGTGTTCAGAGTGGCAGCAGAGACTACTCCCCGAGGATATGGTGTTGTTCATCGATGGGGTGACATTCAGCGCCGAAGCCCGCTCACTGACCGATGAGTGTCGTGCTGAAATATTGCGTAGAGCTACCAAATACTGTAAACAAGGcggcaaaaagaaaaaactggACCC GGTGAAAATGACATGGGAAGAGGCGTCTGAACATTTTACTCGATCTCAGGTGCATCTTGAACGTTTAGCCCAGGATACGATCATTGCCATGCGATATGCCGAGGATGCTACTATCAAGGGTTACGCCGACATGTTCGATTCCAGTCGTTCTGAACCTGAAAAA TTATCCAATCTTCTGTTGACAATGGTCATAGATGGACAGACACCAGATATGATACAGGATATTCTGGATGTGGCTCCTATCGATAGGTGGTCATCAAAAACTGTATTCCAAGAGGCTATTAATCATATCATTCAGTCAGTCAG GCAACCTGAACCACGAAGTGAAATACTCGGTGAAACAGCTCCAGTCCATGCCCTGAAGAAGATTGTCGAATCGTGTGCTGAGCATATTAAATGCGG aGGTGATATAGTGACTCAAGAAGATGTGATGTCGATACTGAGACCTTTTTCTGCAGACAGTGAAATATCAGTGCAACCACGACTTGAAATACTCAGAATATTGGAACAG GCGTTCCTGTTGGAGGAGGCAGATTCATCGCTGCTGGTTTACTATCGAAGCGAGGCTATCGTGAACGATTCCTGGACGAACGTCCGGGTCACCGAGTCGGAGGTACAGTCCGATGACAACAGACAGcgaatattcgagaagttaCTCTCCGAATCTACGAGCATGAAACATTTACTCTCATTGTGCAATCTACTTTCTGTATGGCCTGCTTTGAAATCTGCTGAAGCGAG taATCCCGATGTAAATCCATGGTGTTTGGTCCTGTCGGAGATGGTAAAGAAGTATCCCGAATCTGGAAAATCCGTGCTCGAAAATGTCATATCGTTGCAGCCTACGTCAGCTTTATCTAGTCAG TGCATCCGACAATTATTTACTCTATTGAAAGAAAGTGACCAGTCAGTATGTGCTATTAAAGTTGTGCTTCACAGTGGTTACAGTGAACTGTATGAACTAGCCATTTCTGAACTCCAGTCTCATAAAGCC GTGCTCGATGATAGTGAAGAGTTCATGGAACTGCTACTAAAATGTCGCTTAACGCCGAGTACTGTGCGTTCGCATTACTATCCCAAAGTTATAGAATATCTAGTCAGTCGACAAGTGAGCATCGACCAGCCACATGAGTACATCAACACAGATGAAATAGCTAAACAACTGCACTCAGCCGGATTCGTCGCAGAAAGCGGGTCTTTATTGCTACTTCAAAGAGGCACGCACTCTAGTTTACGAACATTTGATGCAGCTTTggcaatattttcaaaatggttAAAACAATGA